The Bradyrhizobium diazoefficiens genome contains the following window.
CTTTAATTCCAGCCCTAAAGGTTGCACGCATTACTGATTTGCAGAGAGTGACCTGATGACAGCGGTTCACAGTCCCTCGCGCGCACCGCGCAACAGCGGATTGAACCCTGCCGATGTTCGTCGACCGTCGCGTTCAACAAGGACGCGTCCCCACCCGCCAGCATTCATTGCCAGCGAATCCATTCATATCGCCTGCCGAAACAAGCCCAGCTTTCTTGCGTAAGTCTTCAAGCGCAATATCAGGCTTTCGTTCACGTTGCGGTCGAAAAGCAGCGCAGCTTCAATGGCCATCGCGCTTATGAGGACCTGCGGCTTGGAACCTTAAATCAGTGAAGCTCTCGCCTGAGAGCCCGGCTTTCGCCCGTAAGTCTACGGGGCCGACACCGATGTGCTGACAGGAAGGTAGTCGTTCCCAAGGGATATTCCAAGAGGTTTTTTGCAGCCCAATCCGGCTTTTATGGGGGCATTTTTCGGGCCGAAACCGCCCGCGGAATTCCTCCCAGGTCGGCTTTGGGCGGCCTGTCCAGCGACAGGCCGGCGGCCGTCATCAGGGTCTCGATATTCCGCGCCTGGCCCTGTCCCGCCTCGACGACCAGCGCCCCGCCGGGGGCGAGCAGGCCGGCCGCCTGAGGGATCAAAGCGCGGTAGGCGTCGTAACCGTCATTGCCGCCGTCGAGCGCCAGGTGCGGATCATGCACGCGGACTTCGATGTCCAATTTTGGAATTTCAGCCGAGGGGATATAGGGAGGATTCGACACGATGAGATCGAACAGGCCCGAGAGCGCCGCCGCATAGGAGCAGGCGACAAAGGCCGCGCGGTCGGCGAGACCGAGTGCCGCGGCATTGCCTTTTGCCGTGCCGAGCGCGCTGAGGCTGAGATCGGTGCCGACGCCATATGCATCGGGAATTTCATGCAGCAACGCGAGCAGGATCGCGCCCGACCCGGTGCCGATGTCGGCGATGCGCGGACGCCGTCCCGCGATCGTGTGCTCGCGGAAAATCTCCAGCGTCAGTTCGACCACCGTCTCGGTGTCCGGCCGCGGCACCAGCGTCGCCTCGGACAATCGAAACGGCAAGCCCCAGAATTCCCCCACGCCGAGAATGCGGGCCACCGGCTCATGCGCAAGCCGGCGCTGGGCATATCCTTCGAGCCGCACAGCCTCTTCAGGGGCGAGGTATCGCGCCGCCTGCGTGATCATGCCCGTCAGATCGAGCCCCAGTGCGGCGCCGACGAGCAGGCGCGCATCGAGGGCAGGCTGCTCGACGCCGGCCGACTGCAGCCGCGCCGCAAGGGCGCGTCGCGCGCTCTCGATATTGTGTCCGGAATCTGAATTTGTCGCCAATAGAACTATCCTGCCCGGTATCGTGGATAGATCGGCGGCATCGCTTGCGTCAATGAAAAGGAGCGCGTTTGATCGCTCCGCGAGGGAGGGCATTCATGACGGCCTATGACGGTCAGAACGTCTTCGCAAAGATCCTGCGCTGCGAGATCCCCTGCTTGGAAGTATTCAGGGACGATCGCGGTTGATCTTGCTGTTTGACTAGACGCCGAGATAGCGCTGCAGCAGTTCCGGCTGGGCCTTGAGCTCCTGCGCAGGCCCCTCGTGAACGATGTGGCCGTTGTTGATGATGTAGATCCGCGTCGCCAGCGCCAGCGTTGCTGCCAAATTCTGCTCGACAAGCACGATGGTCTGGCCGGCGGCCGCGAGATCGCGGCAGGCCTTGACGAGGTCGTGGACGATGACGGGCGCAAGCCCCTCGAACGGCTCGTCCAGCAGGACGATCTTGGGATCGCGCACCAGCGCGCGCGCGATCGCGAGCATCTGCTGCTCGCCGCCGGAGAGCTCGGTGCCGCGGTTGTTGCGCCGCTCCTTCAGCCGTGGAAACATCTCGTAGATGCGATCGAGCGGCCAGCGCTTCGGCGCGGTAATCCCGGCGAGGAGGATGTTTTCCTCCACCGACAGGCTGCCGAAGATCCGCCGCTCCTCGTGCACGAGCTGCATTCCGGCTTGTGCGATCTTGTGGCTCCTGCGTCCGGCGATATCAATGCCGTCGAACTTCACGCTGCCGCTGCGCGGCGTCACCACGCCCATCAGGCTCTTCAGAGTCGTGCTTTTGCCAGCGCCGTTGCGGCCGAGCAGCGCGACCACTTCGTGCTGCTCGACATGCATGGCGACGTCGAACAGGATGTGGGAGTCCCCGTAATAGCTGTTCAGGCCGCTGACCTCGATCAGGCTCATGCCGCGATCTCTCCGTGAACACCGCCGAGATAGGCTTCCTGCACCGCGGCGTTGGTCTTGATTTCCTCGGGCGTGCCGGAGACCAGCACGCGCCCCTCCTGCAGCACGGTGACGCGCTCAACCAGCTCGAACAGTGAATCCATGTCGTGGTCGATGATGATCATGGTGCGGCCACGCGCGATCGATTTGAGCAGCCTGACGGTCTCGACCCGCTCGCGCGGGCTCATGCCGGCGAGCGGCTCATCCAGCAGCAGCAGACGCGGCGAGGTGGCGAGCGCCAGCCCGATTTCCAGCCTGCGCTTTTCGCCATAAGCGAGCTCGGACACGGGCGTGTCGGCGCGGCGGGTCAGGTTCACCAAAGCGAGCGTGTGCTCCACCTGCTCCGACAGGCCCTTGACGCCGGCGAGCGTGCGGAACAGGTCGAGCCGGAACTTGCCGCGCAGCTCGGCGAGCGCGGCGATGGTCAGGTTCTGCCGCACCGTCAGCCCGGTGAAGAGCTGGTTGACCTGGTAGCTCTTGGTCAGCCCGAGCTGGCAAACCTCGGTCACCTTCAGGCCCGTGATGTCGCATCCCTCGAACACGATCTGGCCCGAGGTCGGCGCGATCTCGCAGGTCAGCATCTTGAAGAAGGTCGATTTGCCGGCGCCGTTGGGGCCGATGATGCCGCGCAGTTCGCCCTGATTGACGCTGAAATCGATGTCGCTGTTGGCGACGAGGCCGCCATAGCGTTTGGTGAGACCCGTCGCTTTCAGGATCGGTCCGGAATAGGCGGGGTGCTCGACTGCTTTCGCCTGCATCGGTGCAGGTGGGGCCTCTTGCGCGGCTTCGATCCGAGCCTCTTGTTCCGTCTCCTCGTCCTTCCGCGTTCGTTTGCCGAATACGAGGCCGTAGAGGTCCACGAGACCGCCGACGATACCACCGCGCAGGAAGCAGACGAGCAGCACGAACACGACGCCCAGCACCAACTTCCAGGCTGCGCCGAGGCCCAGCGCGGACTGCAGGAAATCCTGCAGGAATAGCCAGACGGTTGCGCCGACCAGCGGCCCGAACAAGGTGCCCCGGCCGCCAATGGCGGTCTGCATCACGAGCTGGCCGGAGGTATCGAAGGTGAAGGCGTCGGGCGGCATGAAAGCCTGGAGCACGCCGAGCAAGCCGCCGGCGAAGCCGGCGTAAGCGGCGGCGATCACGAAAGCGGTCATCTTGTAGCCGTGGATGTTGTGGCCGACCGCGGTGGCGCGCAGCGGATTATCCCGGATTGCGCTCAGAATCGCGCCCACCGGCGAGCGCACGATCCTGAGCGCGATGAGGACGCCGATGAAATAGCACAGTGCGATGAACTGATAGAGCGACCAGCCATCGGTGAAGTGAAGGGCGGTGAAGCCGAGATTGAAGCTAGGCGTCGGCACGCCCGGCAGGCCGTTCTCGCCGCCGGTAAAGTCGGAGAGCGGATTGAACTCGACGAAGAAGAACACTTCTGCGATCGCCACCGTGATCATCGCGAAGTAGATGCCGGTGCGGCGGAGCGCGATCAGGCCGATCAGATAGCCGGTCGCAGCCGCCGCGATCATGCCGATGACCAGCGCGCCCAGCACGTTGCTGAAGCCGGCACGGGTCAGGAGGTAGGCGGCGACGAAGCCGCCAGTGCCGTAGAAGGCGGACTGGCCGAACGACAGCAGACCGGTGAAGCCGAACAGGATGTCGAAGCCGAGGCCGAACAGGCCCCAGACCAGGATCCGATTCACCGTGTTCGGCGCAAAGCCGAGATGAGGCAGCACGAAGGGAGCCACGATCAGGCCGATGGCCGTCAATGTTTCGATCAGGAACGGGCGTTGCTTGAGCATCAGCGGATCACTTATTCGCGGCCCTGCACGCCGAGCAGGCCATGCGGTCGTACCACGAGCACGAGCGCCATCGCCGCAAACAGCATCACATAGGCGTAGCCGGGGTTGAACATGGAGGTGACGCTGATGATCTCGCCGGCGATCAGGCCGCCAAGGATCGCGCCGGGGAACGAGCCGACGCCGCCGATCACCACCACCACGAAGGTCTGGACCAGGATGTCGTCACCGATGCCCGGTGTCAGCGACACCACCGGAGCGTTGACGATGCCGGCAAAGCCGGCGGCCATCGCGCCGATGCCGAACACCACCATGAAGACGCGATAGACGTTAATTCCGAGCGAATCCACCATCACCGAATCCTCGATGCCGGCCCGCACGATCATGCCGAGCCGGGTCCGGTAGAGGACGATGAACAGCGCGCCGAGCGCGATCGCGACGATGCCGACCACGGCGAGGCGGTAGGTCGGATAGAACATGAAGCCGAGATTCGTGATGCCCTGGAGCATCGCCGGCGGCGGCACCAGCTGCGACTGGCTGGAGAAGATCAGGCGGATGATCTCGACAAAGCAGATCCCGAGCCCGAAGGTGACGAGCAACTGGTCCTCGTGCGGTCGATGATAGAAATGGCGAATGATGGTTCGTTCCATTACAACGCCCAGCAGCATCACGAACAAAGAGCCGGCGAGGACGGCGAGGATGAACGAGTCGGTGTACTGGAAGGCGACGAAGCCGGCATAGCCACCGATCATGAACATCGCGCCGTGAGCGAGGTTCAGCACGCCGAGGGTGCCGTAGATGATCGTCAGTCCGGAACTGATCAGGGCGAGAAGCGCCCCAAGTGCCAGGCCGTTGAACAGCTGCGAAACGAAATTGGGCCAACTAATCATAAGCGGGCGGTCACAGTCATGATTGGCAAGGACTTTCACGCGTTCAAAAAAAGCCGACGCCGCAGGAATGAGATGGTTCCTGCGGCGCCGGCGGCATTGTTGCCTCGTCTCTAGCTGTAATCGCCGAGATGGCAGCCGAACGCACCTGGCGGCTGCATCAAACCTTCGCCGGGGACGATCTCGATGACTTCCCAATAGTCATCCTTGCCCTTCATTTCCTTTTCCATCTTGCCCCTGACGATCACGACCGGGCGGACGCATTGATGATCTTCAGCTCGGTAGTGCACGTCGCCGACGAACGAGGGCAGGGTTTCGCCCTTCTCGTAAGTCTTGATCACATCAGGCGGATAGAAGCTGCCGGCTTCCTCGCACATGCGCGCCCAGTGTGCGAAGCTGATATAGGCGTTCTCGGCGCCCCACTCGGGCTTGTAGCCATACTTCTTCTCGAAAGTCTCGTTGAACATCTTGGCCAGCGGAAACTTGTCCTCGAGCGTCCACCAATAATCGGTCGCCGCAAAGACGCCCTGCATCAGGCCGTTGGTCTCGCGGGCGATGAACGGCACCTGGTATGGCACGACCAGTTTCATTTTGTCGAGAATGCCGAACTGTTTGGCCTGCTGGGTCGAAAGCACCGCGTCATGTCCCCAGTTCACATTGATGAGGACGTCGGCGCCGGAGTTCGCGACATTGAGGAGATAGGACGAATAGTCGGGAGCGCCGAGCGGAGCTACCTGGTCAGTCGTGGTGGTCCAGCCGGCGGTCGCCAGATGATCCTGCATCGACTTGGTTACCGTGTGACCATAGGTGTAGTCCGGCGTCAGATAGGCCGCCTTTTTGTTCTTGCCAAACTGCTTGACCAGGACGGGGCCGATTGCCGCCGCCGCGGTCTGGCCGTAGAAATTCTGACGGAAGCCGTACCGGACGCAGTCCTTGCCGGTGGTGTCGTTCGACCCGGAAATGCCGCACACGAACAGCACATGTTCGCGCTGCGCCAGCTTGTTGAGCGCAACTGCAACGGCGCTCGACGTGCCGCCGGTGATCATGATTGCCTTGTTCTCGCTGATGAAGCGCTGTTGCGCCTGTACGGCTTCGTTGGGCTTGGCCGCGGAATCCGCGACGCCGAACTTCAGCTCCTTGCCGAGCACGCCCTTGC
Protein-coding sequences here:
- the prmC gene encoding peptide chain release factor N(5)-glutamine methyltransferase — translated: MATNSDSGHNIESARRALAARLQSAGVEQPALDARLLVGAALGLDLTGMITQAARYLAPEEAVRLEGYAQRRLAHEPVARILGVGEFWGLPFRLSEATLVPRPDTETVVELTLEIFREHTIAGRRPRIADIGTGSGAILLALLHEIPDAYGVGTDLSLSALGTAKGNAAALGLADRAAFVACSYAAALSGLFDLIVSNPPYIPSAEIPKLDIEVRVHDPHLALDGGNDGYDAYRALIPQAAGLLAPGGALVVEAGQGQARNIETLMTAAGLSLDRPPKADLGGIPRAVSARKMPP
- a CDS encoding ABC transporter ATP-binding protein, which codes for MSLIEVSGLNSYYGDSHILFDVAMHVEQHEVVALLGRNGAGKSTTLKSLMGVVTPRSGSVKFDGIDIAGRRSHKIAQAGMQLVHEERRIFGSLSVEENILLAGITAPKRWPLDRIYEMFPRLKERRNNRGTELSGGEQQMLAIARALVRDPKIVLLDEPFEGLAPVIVHDLVKACRDLAAAGQTIVLVEQNLAATLALATRIYIINNGHIVHEGPAQELKAQPELLQRYLGV
- a CDS encoding ABC transporter permease subunit translates to MLKQRPFLIETLTAIGLIVAPFVLPHLGFAPNTVNRILVWGLFGLGFDILFGFTGLLSFGQSAFYGTGGFVAAYLLTRAGFSNVLGALVIGMIAAAATGYLIGLIALRRTGIYFAMITVAIAEVFFFVEFNPLSDFTGGENGLPGVPTPSFNLGFTALHFTDGWSLYQFIALCYFIGVLIALRIVRSPVGAILSAIRDNPLRATAVGHNIHGYKMTAFVIAAAYAGFAGGLLGVLQAFMPPDAFTFDTSGQLVMQTAIGGRGTLFGPLVGATVWLFLQDFLQSALGLGAAWKLVLGVVFVLLVCFLRGGIVGGLVDLYGLVFGKRTRKDEETEQEARIEAAQEAPPAPMQAKAVEHPAYSGPILKATGLTKRYGGLVANSDIDFSVNQGELRGIIGPNGAGKSTFFKMLTCEIAPTSGQIVFEGCDITGLKVTEVCQLGLTKSYQVNQLFTGLTVRQNLTIAALAELRGKFRLDLFRTLAGVKGLSEQVEHTLALVNLTRRADTPVSELAYGEKRRLEIGLALATSPRLLLLDEPLAGMSPRERVETVRLLKSIARGRTMIIIDHDMDSLFELVERVTVLQEGRVLVSGTPEEIKTNAAVQEAYLGGVHGEIAA
- a CDS encoding branched-chain amino acid ABC transporter permease; this encodes MISWPNFVSQLFNGLALGALLALISSGLTIIYGTLGVLNLAHGAMFMIGGYAGFVAFQYTDSFILAVLAGSLFVMLLGVVMERTIIRHFYHRPHEDQLLVTFGLGICFVEIIRLIFSSQSQLVPPPAMLQGITNLGFMFYPTYRLAVVGIVAIALGALFIVLYRTRLGMIVRAGIEDSVMVDSLGINVYRVFMVVFGIGAMAAGFAGIVNAPVVSLTPGIGDDILVQTFVVVVIGGVGSFPGAILGGLIAGEIISVTSMFNPGYAYVMLFAAMALVLVVRPHGLLGVQGRE
- a CDS encoding substrate-binding protein, coding for MTDDLIRRGLSRRGLLQTTAGLIGGSMLPAMPAFAEDKPAIGTYPAGVSGSTAFIGISVPRTGTYAVQGEDELKGYQLAIEHINEGHDLIKKISPKTSKGVLGKELKFGVADSAAKPNEAVQAQQRFISENKAIMITGGTSSAVAVALNKLAQREHVLFVCGISGSNDTTGKDCVRYGFRQNFYGQTAAAAIGPVLVKQFGKNKKAAYLTPDYTYGHTVTKSMQDHLATAGWTTTTDQVAPLGAPDYSSYLLNVANSGADVLINVNWGHDAVLSTQQAKQFGILDKMKLVVPYQVPFIARETNGLMQGVFAATDYWWTLEDKFPLAKMFNETFEKKYGYKPEWGAENAYISFAHWARMCEEAGSFYPPDVIKTYEKGETLPSFVGDVHYRAEDHQCVRPVVIVRGKMEKEMKGKDDYWEVIEIVPGEGLMQPPGAFGCHLGDYS